One region of Geovibrio ferrireducens genomic DNA includes:
- a CDS encoding 4Fe-4S dicluster domain-containing protein, translating to MTADLQFYRKAVRWGATLLFFAVPFVRLNGESLLRFDVPTLRLFFFGKAIWIEDFFLILLFIFALTFLFISVTQLFGRVWCGWLCPQTLMVDFTRKMDSKKLNTAAKIESNLFTAVFSIMIAACMVWYFVPPYDFIKELAELRLGSVTLWFWGVLSVITYINFAFFRHGFCTTVCPYAKLQGIMFDAHTMAITMHPERRDECINCLACVKTCPTGIDIRRGFSQGCINCAECIQACGRVMGKKGKTSLIGYVYGLEDKPKFFRVNVLITSGLFLIFAVLFTVRLLLSDPFGFEVYPASQIMPREYDGRILNAFDVRLTNRTGRDMSISLSVEGAENAEIQPGRVFELGAGESVRKEVYIILPEEAFGKYPVRTFNLKAETEGESPASVMSEAGFRKPIGRKK from the coding sequence TCAGGCTGTTCTTTTTCGGGAAAGCAATATGGATAGAGGATTTTTTCCTGATTCTTCTGTTCATATTCGCATTGACGTTTCTGTTCATATCCGTGACCCAGCTTTTCGGGCGGGTATGGTGCGGATGGCTCTGTCCGCAGACTTTGATGGTGGACTTCACCAGAAAGATGGACTCAAAAAAGCTGAACACAGCTGCGAAGATAGAAAGCAATCTCTTCACAGCGGTTTTCAGCATAATGATCGCAGCTTGTATGGTATGGTACTTTGTGCCGCCTTACGATTTTATAAAGGAACTGGCGGAGTTAAGGCTCGGCAGTGTCACTCTGTGGTTCTGGGGTGTGCTTTCGGTCATAACCTATATTAACTTTGCTTTTTTCCGCCACGGCTTCTGCACCACAGTCTGTCCCTATGCGAAGCTTCAGGGGATCATGTTTGATGCCCACACCATGGCAATCACTATGCACCCCGAAAGAAGGGACGAGTGCATAAACTGCCTTGCCTGTGTAAAAACATGCCCCACGGGGATAGACATACGCAGGGGCTTTTCGCAGGGGTGCATAAACTGCGCGGAGTGCATTCAGGCATGCGGCAGGGTGATGGGCAAAAAAGGGAAGACATCTCTCATCGGCTATGTTTACGGCCTTGAGGATAAGCCGAAGTTTTTCAGGGTCAATGTGCTGATAACTTCGGGCCTGTTTCTTATATTTGCTGTTTTGTTCACTGTGCGGCTGCTTCTCAGCGATCCGTTCGGCTTTGAGGTTTATCCCGCTTCGCAGATAATGCCCCGTGAATATGACGGACGGATATTAAATGCCTTTGATGTGAGGCTCACCAACCGCACGGGAAGAGACATGAGCATAAGCCTCAGTGTGGAAGGTGCGGAAAACGCCGAAATTCAGCCCGGCCGGGTTTTTGAACTGGGGGCGGGCGAATCGGTCAGGAAAGAGGTTTATATCATTCTGCCGGAGGAAGCGTTCGGGAAATATCCGGTGCGGACATTTAATCTGAAAGCGGAAACGGAAGGGGAGAGCCCTGCGTCCGTGATGTCGGAGGCCGGGTTCCGCAAACCCATAGGGAGGAAGAAATGA